From the Solanum stenotomum isolate F172 chromosome 4, ASM1918654v1, whole genome shotgun sequence genome, one window contains:
- the LOC125861450 gene encoding LOW QUALITY PROTEIN: uncharacterized protein LOC125861450 (The sequence of the model RefSeq protein was modified relative to this genomic sequence to represent the inferred CDS: inserted 1 base in 1 codon; substituted 1 base at 1 genomic stop codon): MLHRWVAEMRQHENESGAFDMYYYHKSKKYRSILEVRKYVFIGLSKLEVDQEATEVKEVGAIKKHSMKRKDEQSILKRKYATKKQKSNNHGIREVKRFXGXAMNNLMNRDVKHKNKDVGMSEEDSSPKRKIEYSILEGDLGTKEQVRILFTPKEKYKQEYFLNNLNWCWHNKVQIIVGGLVGDDNKASNDANGGSNE; encoded by the exons ATGCTACATAGATGGGTAGCTGAAATGAGACAACATGAAAATGAATCTGGAGCATTTGACatg TATTACTATCATAAGAGCAAAAAATATCGTTCTATTCTGGAGGTAAGAAAATATGTGTTCATCGGTTTATCAaagcttgaagttgatcaaGAAGCCACTGAAGTAAAAGAG GTTGGGGCTATTAAAAAGCACTCCatgaaaagaaaagatgaaCAATCTATCTTGAAAAGGAAGTACGcaacaaagaaacaaaaaagcaATAATCATGGCATAAGGGAGGTCAAAAGAT TTGGTTAAGCAATGAACAATCTTATGAATAGGGATGTCAAACACAAAAACAAG gatgttGGAATGTCAGAAGAAGACTCCtccccaaaaagaaaaatagaatattCCATCTTGGAGGGAGATCTTGGAACAAAGGAGCAAGTAAGAATATTATttacaccaaaggaaaaatACAAGCAAGAATATTTTCTGAATAACCTAAATTGGTGTTGGCATAACAAGGTTCAGATAATTGTGGGAGGTCTAGTTGGCGACGACAACAAAGCTAGTAATGATGCAAACGGTGGCAGCAACGAATGA